The Seriola aureovittata isolate HTS-2021-v1 ecotype China chromosome 2, ASM2101889v1, whole genome shotgun sequence genome has a segment encoding these proteins:
- the LOC130177606 gene encoding odorant receptor 131-2-like produces the protein MFPCNRGSQDPQIVSMNSSSYNYNVSSGLSYRDSLSTAVAKNVIVLALGLTINYINGTLIHTFRKHQVFYVNPRYILFIHLVLNDMIQLTTTISLFVFSYVFYKINTSFCCLIITFAVFTTLNTPLNLAVMAVECYIAICLPLRHAEFCTIKRTYTLIAWIWALSAVSTLPDVFIVVATKPVQLFYSTIFCERDNLFSHPISLKKRDVSYIISLIIVWLTLFFTYFKIFFAAKEAKEAKSRDGDAKKARNTILLHGFQLLLCMLTYVAHVLKKGLLYWFPKHYVHVVFVSYIMIQMFPRFVSPMVYGLRDKTFRQHLKKYLLCTDKTKHFPTENKHFLTFQCKSPHCTHQVHNIVV, from the exons atgttccCCTGTAACAGAGGCTCACAGGATCCTCAAATTGTCTCCATGAACTCCTCATCCTATAACTATAATGTGTCGAGCGGTCTGAGTTATCGAGACTCTTTGAGCACAGCTGTAGCCAAAAATGTGATTGTTCTGGCTCTTGGCCTTACCATCAACTATATCAATGGTACACTGATTCATACCTTCAGAAAACACCAG GTATTTTATGTGAATCCTCGTTACATCCTATTCATCCACCTGGTCTTGAATGATATGATCCAGCTTACAACAACAATCAGCCTGTTTGTCTTTAGTTATGTCTTCTATAAAATTAATACTTCCTTCTGTTGCCTCATCATTACCTTTGCTGTCTTCACCACCCTCAACACTCCATTGAATTTAGCTGTCATGGCAGTGGAGTGCTACATCGCTATTTGTTTACCACTGCGACACGCTGAGTTCTGCACCATCAAAAGAACATACACTCTGATTGCTTGGATCTGGGCCTTGAGTGCAGTTTCAACCCTGCCagatgtgtttattgttgtggCAACAAAACCTGTTCAGTTATTTTATTCCACAATTTTTTGTGAGAGGGATAACCTGTTCTCCCACCcaataagtttaaaaaagagGGATGTTTCCTACATCATTTCCCTAATTATTGTTTGGCTCACGCTCTTCTTTACTTACTTCAAGATCTTCTTTGCTGCTAAAGAGGCTAAAGAGGCTAAATCTAGAGATGGAGATGCAAAGAAAGCCAGGAATACAATCCTGCTTCATGGCTTTCAGCTACTGTTGTGTATGCTAACCTATGTAGCTCATGTGTTAAAAAAGGGTCTGTTGTACTGGTTCCCTAAACATTATGTACATGTAGTCTTTGTTTCTTATATTATGATCCAGATGTTCCCCAGGTTTGTCAGTCCTATGGTGTACGGGCTACGAGACAAGACATTTAGACAGCACTTGAAAAAGTATCTTCTAtgtacagacaaaacaaagcattttcCAACCGAGAACAAACACTTTCTGACTTTTCAGTGTAAAAGTCCCCACTGTACACACCAAGTACACAACATTGTGGTTTGA
- the LOC130177517 gene encoding odorant receptor 131-2-like, with protein sequence MNSSSYNYNVSSGLSYRDSLSTAVAKNVIVLALGLTINYINGTLIHTFRKHQVFYVNPRYILFIHLVLNDMIQLTTTISLFVFSYVFYKINTSFCCLIITFAVFTTLNTPLNLAVMAVECYIAICLPLRHADAVSTLPDVFIVVATKPVQLFYSTIFCERDNLFSHPISLKKRDVSYIIYLIIVWLTLFFTYFKIFFAAKEAKEAKEAKSRDGDAKKARNTILLHGFQLLLCMLTYVAHEVIKGLLYWFPKHYAHVVFVSYIMIQMFPRFVSPMVYGLRDKTFRQHLKKYLLCTVRPSIKP encoded by the exons ATGAACTCCTCATCCTATAACTATAATGTGTCGAGCGGTCTGAGTTATCGAGACTCTTTGAGCACAGCTGTAGCCAAAAATGTGATTGTTCTGGCTCTTGGCCTTACCATCAACTATATCAATGGTACACTGATTCATACCTTCAGAAAACACCAG gtgttttatgtgAATCCTCGTTACATCCTATTCATCCACCTGGTCTTGAATGATATGATCCAGCTTACAACAACAATCAGCCTGTTTGTCTTTAGTTATGTCTTCTATAAAATTAATACTTCCTTCTGTTGCCTCATCATTACCTTTGCTGTCTTCACCACCCTCAACACTCCATTGAATTTAGCTGTCATGGCAGTGGAGTGCTACATCGCTATTTGTTTACCACTGCGACACGCTGA TGCAGTTTCAACCCTGCCagatgtgtttattgttgtggCAACAAAACCTGTTCAGTTATTTTATTCCACAATTTTTTGTGAGAGGGATAACCTGTTTTCCCACCcaataagtttaaaaaagagGGATGTTTCCTACATCATTTACCTAATTATTGTTTGGCTCACGCTCTTCTTTACTTACTTCAAGATCTTCTTTGCTGCTAAAGAGGCTAAAGAGGCTAAAGAGGCTAAATCTAGAGATGGAGATGCAAAGAAAGCCAGGAATACAATCCTGCTTCATGGCTTTCAGCTACTGTTGTGTATGCTAACCTATGTAGCTCATGAGGTAATAAAGGGTCTGTTGTACTGGTTCCCTAAACATTATGCACATGTAGTCTTTGTTTCTTATATTATGATTCAGATGTTCCCCAGGTTTGTCAGTCCTATGGTGTACGGGCTACGAGACAAGACATTTAGACAGCACTTGAAAAAGTATCTTCTATGTACAGTGAGACCGAGCATCAAACCATGA
- the LOC130177523 gene encoding odorant receptor 131-2-like, with product MFPCNRGSQDPQIVSMNSSSYNYNVSSGLSYRDSLSTAVAKNVIVLALGLTINYINGTLIHTFRKHQVFYVNPRYILFIHLVLNDMIQLTTTISLFVFSYVFYKINTSFCCLIITFAVFTTLNTPLNLAVMAVECYIAICLPLRHAEFCTIKRTYTLIAWIWALSAVSTLPDVFIVVATKPVQLFYSTIFCERDNLFSHPISLKKRDVSYIIYLIIVWLTLFFTYFKIFFAAKEAKEAKEAKSRDGDAKKARNTILLHGFQLLLCMLTYVAHEVIKGLLYWFPKHYAHVVFVSYIMIQMFPRFVSPMVYGLRDKTFRQHLKKYLLCTVRPSIKP from the exons atgttccCCTGTAACAGAGGCTCACAGGATCCTCAAATTGTCTCCATGAACTCCTCATCCTATAACTATAATGTGTCGAGCGGTCTGAGTTATCGAGACTCTTTGAGCACAGCTGTAGCCAAAAATGTGATTGTTCTGGCTCTTGGCCTTACCATCAACTATATCAATGGTACACTGATTCATACCTTCAGAAAACACCAG GTATTTTATGTGAATCCTCGTTACATCCTATTCATCCACCTGGTCTTGAATGATATGATCCAGCTTACAACAACAATCAGCCTGTTTGTCTTTAGTTATGTCTTCTATAAAATTAATACTTCCTTCTGTTGCCTCATCATTACCTTTGCTGTCTTCACCACCCTCAACACTCCATTGAATTTAGCTGTCATGGCAGTGGAGTGCTACATCGCTATTTGTTTACCACTGCGACATGCTGAGTTCTGCACCATCAAAAGAACATACACTCTGATTGCTTGGATCTGGGCCTTGAGTGCAGTTTCAACCCTGCCagatgtgtttattgttgtggCAACAAAACCTGTTCAGTTATTTTATTCCACAATTTTTTGTGAGAGGGATAACCTGTTCTCCCACCcaataagtttaaaaaagagGGATGTTTCCTACATCATTTACCTAATTATTGTTTGGCTCACGCTCTTCTTTACTTACTTCAAGATCTTCTTTGCTGCTAAAGAGGCTAAAGAGGCTAAAGAGGCTAAATCTAGAGATGGAGATGCAAAGAAAGCCAGGAATACAATCCTGCTTCATGGCTTTCAGCTACTGTTGTGTATGCTAACCTATGTAGCTCATGAGGTAATAAAGGGTCTGTTGTACTGGTTCCCTAAACATTATGCACATGTAGTCTTTGTTTCTTATATTATGATCCAGATGTTCCCCAGGTTTGTCAGTCCTATGGTGTACGGGCTACGAGACAAGACATTTAGACAGCACTTGAAAAAGTATCTTCTATGTACAGTGAGACCGAGCATCAAACCATGA
- the LOC130177616 gene encoding odorant receptor 131-2-like: MSLSNTGRNFTTPVYRDTLQTAVVKNVITVVLCISINYINSALIHTFKKHQVFNMNPRYILYIHLVINDIILLTIFTLIQVLSYIVFTLNVSLCIILLMIAIFANLNNPLTLAVMAVECYIAICLSILPDLFVALATESMEFFQSRVFCLRENIFRNPYLREKRDISNTVFLVIVWLTLLYTYFRILFAAQAASTDAKKARNTVLLHGFQLLLCMLTYVFHLMIESLTYLFPKGVLAIRFAISIFVQVLPRLISPAVYGLRDKTFRKYLKRHLFCTSVNTHPQKFVRPL, encoded by the exons ATGAGCCTTTCAAACACTGGAAGAAATTTCACAACACCTGTCTATCGGGACACTTTACAAACAGCCGTAGTCAAGAATGTGATTACTGTGGTTCTCTGCATCTCCATTAACTATATCAACAGTGCCCTgatacacacattcaaaaaacatcag GTTTTCAATATGAACCCTCGCTACATCCTGTACATCCATCTGGTAATCAATGATATAATCCTGCTGACCATTTTCACCCTCATTCAAGTCCTGAGTTACATTGTGTTCACTCTAAATGTCTCCTTATGTATAATTTTGCTAATGATAGCTATATTTGCAAATCTGAACAATCCTCTAACACTAGCTGTCATGGCAGTAGAGTGTTACATTGCCATTTGC CTCTCAATCCTACCAGATTTATTTGTCGCCTTGGCCACAGAATCTATGGAATTCTTTCAATCCAGAGTGTTCTGcctgagagaaaatattttcagaaacCCCTAtctcagagagaagagagatatATCCAACACTGTGTTTTTGGTCATTGTTTGGCTCACTCTTTTATATACATACTTCAGGATCCTTTTCGCTGCACAAGCAGCTTCTACAGACGCCAAGAAAGCAAGGAACACTGTCCTGCTCCATGgcttccagctgctgctgtgtatgCTTACCTATGTTTTTCATCTTATGATAGAAAGTCTGACATATTTGTTCCCAAAAGGGGTACTGGCCATTCGCTTTGCTATCTCAATATTTGTTCAGGTTCTGCCTCGACTCATCAGTCCTGCTGTTTATGGGCTACGAGACAAAACCTTTAGGAAGTACCTGAAAAGACATCTGTTCTGTACAAGTGTTAACACTCATCCACAAAAATTTGTGAGGCCACTGTAA